The Chlorocebus sabaeus isolate Y175 chromosome 6, mChlSab1.0.hap1, whole genome shotgun sequence genome has a segment encoding these proteins:
- the LOC140711766 gene encoding pregnancy-specific beta-1-glycoprotein 2-like: MLAPAPCVLFSGASQAKPSADTEQQLPKGPQTPWESVRHPVTCLSASPRGAKSALISTEENTQAAQAMGPLSAPPCTLHITWKELLLTVYSNASLLIQSVNQKDAGSYTVEIIIKRGDGTEGVTGHFTLYLETPKPYISSSNLNPREAAETVILSCDPDTQDARYWWWINGQSLRNSRTLQLSKNNRILILFVVTKDTTGPYECETKNPVSSSRSDPVTLNLLYGLHAPTISSAYTYYHPGEVPKLSCLTDSHPLAEHSWLIDGKFQQSAQVFFMPQITKTYRGCYIWFIHNSATGGTNLIIKRIIVPEDDIGKSLVDIGLGENFTTKNPKANATEAKISS, encoded by the exons ATGCTCGCCCCTGCTCCATGTGTCCTGTTCTCTGGGGCATCCCAGGCCAAGCCTAGCGCTGACACAGAACAGCAGTTGCCTAAGGGCCCACAGACTCCCTGGGAATCAGTCCGGCACCCTGTGACCTGTCTGTCCGCTTCACCCCGGGGGGCGAAGAGCGC GCTCATCTCCACAGAGGAGAACACGCAGGCAGCACAGGCCATGGGGCCCCTCTCAGCCCCTCCCTGCACACTGCACATCACCTGGAAGGAGCTCCTGCTCACAG TATATTCCAATGCATCCCTGCTGATCCAGAGTGTCAACCAGAAGGATGCAGGATCCTACACTGTAGAAATCATCATAAAGCGAGGTGATGGGACTGAAGGAGTAACTGGACATTTCACCTTATACC TGGAGACTCCCAAGCCCTACATCTCCAGCAGCAACTTAAACCCCAGGGAGGCCGCGGAGACTGTGATCTTATCCTGTGATCCTGACACTCAGGACGCAAGATACTGGTGGTGGATAAATGGACAGAGCCTCCGTAACAGTCGCACGTTGCAGCTGTCCAAGAACAACAGGATCCTCATTCTATTTGTTGTCACAAAGGATACTACAGGACCCTATGAATGTGAAACGAAGAACCCAGTGAGTTCCAGCCGCAGTGACCCAGTCACCCTGAATCTCCTCT ATGGCCTGCATGCCCCCACCATTTCTTCTGCATACACCTATTACCATCCAGGGGAAGTCCCCAAGCTCTCTTGTCTCACAGACTCTCACCCACTGGCAGAGCATTCTTGGCTGATTGATGGGAAGTTCCAGCAATCAGCACAAGTATTCTTTATGCCCCAAATCACTAAAACATATAGAGGGTGCTATATCTGGTTCATCCATAACTCAGCCACTGGTGGAACAAATCTCATAATCAAGAGGATCATAGTCCCTG aggatGACATTGGAAAATCCCttgtagacattggcttaggcgaAAACTTCacgaccaagaacccaaaagcaaatgcaacagaagcaaaaataagtaGTTGA